In Mycetocola zhujimingii, one DNA window encodes the following:
- a CDS encoding ABC transporter substrate-binding protein, with the protein MKTRKVLAGSAVMMAAALALSACGNADAGSSDGSVEMTLWQNSTTGPGKEFWDKTVADFEKENDGVKIKIQSIQNEDLDGKLQTALNSGDAPDIFLQRGGGKMAAMVAAGQLMDLTDKLSDTAQEEIPEGSFKANTLEDKIYAMPVAVLPGGLFYSQDLFTAAGITETPTTIEDLEVAATKLKESGVQPIALGAKDAWPAAHWYYHFALRACSPETLAKAADEKDFTASCWEDAAQELADFAGTEPFNDGFLTTSAQQGAGSSAGLLANHQAGMELMGAWNPGVIASLTPDEKPLADLAWFPFPEVSGGEGEPGSVLGGVDGYSCGADAPAECVDFLNYLATADVQKEYYAAFNAPPVNTVAQEAVTEPYLKQILETYNAAPYVSQWLDTVYGLNIGNALNVAVVDLLAGKTDAKGLVSAVNDAAKKG; encoded by the coding sequence ATGAAGACACGTAAAGTCCTCGCCGGGTCCGCAGTCATGATGGCTGCCGCGCTCGCATTGAGTGCATGCGGAAACGCAGATGCCGGGTCAAGCGATGGATCCGTCGAAATGACTCTGTGGCAGAACTCGACAACGGGCCCTGGAAAAGAATTCTGGGACAAGACCGTTGCCGACTTCGAGAAGGAGAACGACGGCGTAAAGATCAAGATCCAGTCGATCCAGAACGAAGACCTCGACGGAAAGCTCCAGACGGCGCTCAACTCGGGTGACGCTCCTGATATCTTCCTGCAGCGCGGTGGCGGCAAGATGGCTGCCATGGTGGCTGCCGGACAGCTCATGGACCTGACAGACAAGCTGTCTGACACGGCACAGGAAGAGATCCCCGAGGGGTCATTCAAGGCCAACACGCTCGAAGACAAGATCTACGCAATGCCCGTCGCTGTCCTTCCCGGCGGTCTGTTCTACAGCCAGGACCTCTTCACTGCAGCGGGCATCACCGAGACGCCGACGACCATCGAAGACCTCGAGGTCGCCGCAACCAAGCTCAAGGAAAGCGGCGTTCAGCCGATCGCCCTCGGTGCCAAGGACGCATGGCCTGCAGCGCACTGGTACTACCACTTCGCACTCCGCGCCTGCTCGCCCGAGACCCTGGCCAAGGCTGCAGACGAGAAGGACTTCACGGCATCCTGCTGGGAAGACGCAGCTCAGGAGCTCGCTGACTTCGCCGGAACCGAACCGTTCAACGACGGCTTCCTCACCACCTCCGCCCAGCAGGGCGCTGGCAGCTCAGCTGGACTCCTCGCCAACCACCAGGCCGGCATGGAGCTCATGGGCGCATGGAACCCCGGAGTGATCGCTTCGCTCACCCCCGACGAGAAGCCGCTTGCCGACCTCGCCTGGTTCCCGTTCCCCGAGGTTTCGGGTGGAGAGGGCGAGCCCGGCTCGGTCCTCGGTGGTGTTGACGGTTACTCGTGTGGTGCTGACGCGCCAGCCGAGTGTGTTGACTTCCTCAACTACCTCGCCACGGCTGACGTGCAGAAGGAGTACTACGCGGCATTCAACGCTCCTCCGGTCAACACCGTTGCCCAGGAAGCTGTTACCGAGCCGTACCTGAAGCAGATCCTCGAAACGTACAACGCAGCACCGTACGTCTCGCAGTGGCTCGACACCGTCTACGGACTCAACATCGGTAACGCGCTGAACGTGGCCGTTGTCGACCTGCTCGCCGGCAAGACCGACGCCAAGGGCCTCGTCTCGGCCGTCAACGACGCAGCCAAGAAGGGCTAG
- a CDS encoding carbohydrate ABC transporter permease produces the protein MTTRTQSPSELRVTAGDGRTGGDVTSLPVRRRKMSWATRIEIALLVGPALIVFLAFVIFPVVMAAYYGFFRWQGYGPATDFVGFQNYITILQDPTFIDAVRHNGIIVVLSLVLQGPAAIFLALLLNRKMRGQSIIRVLIFVPYVISEVVVGTGWSLMLQTNGAVNGMLEKLGLGFLQQDWLSNPDIAMWTLMLIITWKYIGFAVILFLAGLQGIPDELTEAAQIDGASFWQIQRQITLPLLGPTLRIWAFLSIIGSLQLFDLVYIIWGQYIASTAGTSTMATYMVANGRTSGNFGYGNAVAVVLFLISLAVALIYQRFVLRRDTDGALTEKSSK, from the coding sequence ATGACCACTCGCACCCAATCACCCTCAGAACTTCGGGTGACCGCGGGTGACGGTCGAACCGGGGGCGACGTCACGTCGCTCCCGGTTCGCCGGCGGAAGATGAGCTGGGCGACCCGCATTGAGATCGCCCTTCTCGTCGGACCGGCCCTGATCGTCTTCCTCGCTTTTGTTATTTTCCCCGTCGTCATGGCCGCGTACTACGGCTTCTTCCGCTGGCAGGGCTACGGACCAGCGACAGACTTCGTCGGGTTCCAGAACTACATCACGATCCTTCAGGACCCGACGTTCATCGACGCGGTCCGCCACAACGGCATCATCGTCGTCCTCTCGCTCGTCCTTCAGGGGCCAGCTGCGATCTTCCTGGCTCTGCTGCTCAACCGGAAGATGCGCGGCCAGTCGATCATTCGCGTCCTGATCTTCGTTCCATACGTGATCTCCGAGGTTGTCGTCGGAACCGGCTGGAGCCTGATGCTCCAGACAAACGGAGCCGTCAACGGAATGCTCGAGAAGCTCGGCCTCGGATTCCTCCAGCAGGACTGGCTCTCGAATCCCGACATCGCCATGTGGACCCTGATGCTCATCATCACCTGGAAGTACATCGGCTTCGCCGTCATCCTCTTCCTCGCCGGTCTCCAGGGAATCCCCGACGAACTCACCGAGGCTGCGCAGATCGACGGAGCGTCCTTCTGGCAGATCCAGCGCCAGATCACCCTTCCGCTGCTCGGCCCGACACTTCGTATCTGGGCCTTCCTCTCGATCATCGGTTCTCTCCAGCTGTTCGACCTCGTCTACATCATCTGGGGCCAGTACATCGCGTCCACAGCGGGAACCTCGACCATGGCGACGTACATGGTCGCGAATGGCCGGACCTCCGGCAACTTCGGTTACGGAAACGCCGTCGCCGTCGTCCTGTTCCTGATCTCACTCGCCGTTGCCCTCATTTACCAGCGTTTCGTGCTGCGGCGCGACACTGACGGTGCCCTCACCGAAAAGAGCAGCAAATGA
- a CDS encoding carbohydrate ABC transporter permease, protein MTTTTAVAPRPLLSKLKPKLPWGNPGIYVLAAVVIVLLLAPVAYIILGGFRTNAQISTDPSGFPAPWNIGNYIDVLVGSVFWRQVLNSTIAAGATTIGVVALGLMASYVIARYKFNARGILYSLFAAGLMFPMTVAITPLYLVIKNLGLMNNLGGIILPQIAFALPTTIIILVPFLRAIPDEIEEAAFIDGCSRIGFFWRMVVPLAVPGVITTGILAFIGSWNGYILPLFILNNEASFTLPLGVQSFASQYSVDTAKVLAFTSLSMIPALIFFSLFERRIVGGLTGAVKG, encoded by the coding sequence ATGACCACGACAACAGCTGTAGCGCCCCGTCCTCTCCTCTCGAAGCTGAAGCCGAAGCTGCCGTGGGGAAACCCCGGTATTTACGTCCTCGCCGCCGTTGTCATCGTCCTCCTGCTGGCGCCGGTCGCGTACATCATCCTCGGTGGTTTCCGCACCAACGCGCAGATCTCGACGGATCCGTCCGGCTTCCCCGCGCCGTGGAACATCGGCAACTACATCGACGTGCTCGTCGGGTCGGTCTTCTGGCGCCAGGTGCTGAACTCCACGATCGCCGCCGGTGCCACCACCATCGGTGTCGTGGCTCTCGGCCTGATGGCGAGCTACGTCATCGCCCGGTACAAGTTCAACGCGAGGGGCATCCTGTACTCGCTGTTCGCTGCCGGACTGATGTTCCCGATGACAGTCGCGATCACACCGCTGTACCTCGTGATCAAGAACCTCGGCCTGATGAACAACCTCGGTGGCATCATCCTGCCCCAGATCGCGTTCGCCCTGCCGACAACGATCATCATCCTCGTGCCGTTCCTCCGGGCCATCCCCGATGAGATCGAAGAAGCGGCATTCATCGACGGATGCTCGAGGATCGGATTCTTCTGGCGCATGGTTGTGCCGCTCGCCGTCCCCGGCGTGATCACGACAGGCATCCTCGCCTTCATCGGCAGCTGGAACGGCTACATCCTGCCGCTGTTCATCCTCAACAACGAAGCATCGTTCACCCTGCCGCTCGGAGTCCAGTCGTTCGCCTCGCAGTATTCGGTGGACACGGCGAAGGTGCTCGCGTTCACGTCGCTGTCGATGATCCCCGCGCTCATCTTCTTCAGCCTCTTCGAGCGTCGCATCGTCGGAGGGTTGACCGGCGCCGTCAAGGGATGA
- a CDS encoding glycoside hydrolase family 3 N-terminal domain-containing protein: protein MEYSGVPETSKRVRELHARMTLEEKLAQLVGYWVDQGDDIVAPMQGEMASTGKYSDATTHGLGHLTRVYGTRPVEPTERAAWLWAEQRRLREETRLGIPALVHEECLTGLAAWQAATFPTPLAWGAAFDPDLVEEMGALIGQSMRELGIHQGLAPVLDVIRDARWGRVDECIAEDPYVVGTIATAYVRGLQSEGVHATLKHFVGYSASQSGRNHAPVHAGPREIADVLLPPFEMAVLDGGVRSVMNSYAEIDGVPVAADETYLTDVLRGQWGFDGVVVSDYFSVAFLQVMHAVAEDLGHAAEIALKAGIDIELPTGDAFLEPLAERIRSGVTDVAIVDRAVLRLLSQKEELGLLDETFDSPPEFIDLDSPAHRDVARRLAEESVVLLTNDGTLPLGSGADAPKRIALIGPNAASSEALMGCYSFANHVLAHHPEVPLGFEIPTFAEALGVELDASDIVLARGCDVEGTDTSAIDEAVDAARNAELAVIVAGDRAGLFGRGTVGEGNDVESLELPGVQRELIERVVATGTPVVLVLLTGRPYAIDWAVSGETAPRAVVQAFFPGEEGAGAIAGVLSGRVVPSGRLPVSLPRSAGAQPHSYLHPILGGPSEITSASSAPVLPFGHGLSYTSFERTELTLGASTVDAGDTFTARVVVQNTGDVEGADVVQLYARDVHGSVTRPVAQLLGYSRVTLKPGEAVSVEFEVPTTRLAFSDAKMQRIVEPGTIELWVGPSCDTRETEARLEITGDKALVTTASPRYVQVEVAALALAGTVN from the coding sequence ATGGAGTATTCGGGCGTGCCTGAAACATCGAAGCGCGTGCGCGAGCTGCACGCCCGGATGACACTGGAAGAGAAGCTTGCCCAGCTGGTCGGCTACTGGGTCGACCAGGGCGACGACATCGTTGCACCGATGCAGGGCGAGATGGCGAGTACCGGTAAGTACTCGGATGCCACGACGCACGGCCTCGGACACCTGACCCGCGTGTACGGAACCCGACCGGTCGAACCGACCGAGCGAGCGGCATGGCTGTGGGCAGAGCAGCGGCGGTTGCGCGAGGAGACCAGGCTCGGAATCCCCGCCCTCGTTCACGAGGAATGCCTCACCGGCCTCGCCGCGTGGCAGGCGGCAACCTTCCCGACGCCACTGGCGTGGGGCGCCGCATTCGACCCTGACCTGGTCGAGGAGATGGGCGCGCTCATCGGACAGTCGATGCGGGAGCTCGGCATCCACCAGGGGCTCGCCCCCGTCCTCGACGTCATCCGGGATGCCCGGTGGGGGCGCGTTGACGAGTGCATCGCCGAAGACCCGTACGTTGTCGGCACCATAGCGACGGCGTACGTGCGCGGCCTGCAGTCTGAGGGCGTGCATGCGACGCTCAAGCACTTCGTCGGCTACTCGGCGTCGCAGAGCGGGCGCAACCACGCACCGGTGCACGCCGGACCGCGCGAGATCGCCGACGTCCTGCTTCCCCCATTCGAGATGGCCGTGCTCGACGGCGGGGTCCGTTCCGTCATGAACTCATACGCAGAGATCGACGGCGTCCCCGTCGCGGCTGACGAGACATACCTCACCGACGTGCTTCGCGGGCAGTGGGGCTTCGACGGCGTTGTCGTCTCCGACTACTTCTCCGTTGCCTTCCTCCAGGTGATGCACGCCGTTGCCGAAGACCTCGGTCACGCGGCAGAGATCGCCCTGAAGGCCGGAATCGACATCGAACTTCCGACGGGAGACGCCTTCCTCGAGCCGCTGGCCGAGCGCATCAGGAGCGGCGTGACCGACGTCGCAATCGTGGACCGTGCTGTGCTGCGTCTGCTGTCGCAGAAGGAAGAGCTCGGGCTTCTCGACGAGACCTTCGACTCGCCCCCCGAGTTCATCGACCTCGACTCGCCGGCGCACCGCGACGTTGCGAGGAGGCTTGCCGAGGAATCGGTGGTTCTGCTCACCAACGACGGAACGCTGCCCCTCGGCAGCGGAGCCGACGCGCCGAAGCGCATCGCCCTCATCGGGCCGAATGCCGCGTCGTCGGAAGCTCTCATGGGGTGCTACTCCTTTGCCAACCACGTCCTCGCACACCACCCCGAGGTTCCCCTCGGGTTCGAGATCCCCACCTTCGCCGAGGCACTCGGCGTCGAGCTGGACGCGAGCGACATCGTCCTGGCTCGCGGCTGCGACGTCGAAGGCACAGACACGTCGGCGATCGACGAGGCCGTTGACGCCGCTCGCAATGCCGAGCTCGCCGTGATCGTTGCCGGCGACCGCGCCGGCCTGTTTGGTCGGGGAACCGTCGGTGAAGGCAATGACGTGGAGAGCCTCGAACTCCCCGGCGTGCAGCGCGAGCTGATCGAGCGCGTGGTCGCGACGGGAACCCCCGTGGTTCTCGTGCTTCTCACCGGTCGCCCGTACGCGATCGACTGGGCGGTGAGCGGAGAGACTGCTCCACGTGCCGTTGTGCAGGCGTTCTTCCCCGGAGAAGAGGGTGCCGGCGCCATTGCCGGCGTGCTCAGCGGGCGTGTCGTGCCCTCCGGCCGGTTGCCCGTCTCTCTTCCGCGGTCTGCCGGAGCGCAGCCGCACTCGTACCTGCACCCGATTCTGGGTGGCCCGTCGGAGATCACGAGCGCATCGAGCGCACCGGTGCTGCCCTTCGGCCACGGACTGTCGTACACCTCGTTCGAACGCACCGAGCTCACCCTTGGTGCGTCGACCGTCGACGCCGGCGATACCTTCACCGCTCGCGTCGTCGTTCAGAACACGGGCGACGTCGAGGGCGCGGATGTCGTACAGCTCTATGCGCGCGATGTGCATGGGAGCGTCACCCGGCCGGTTGCACAGCTGCTCGGCTACTCCAGGGTCACCCTCAAGCCGGGAGAAGCGGTCAGTGTCGAGTTCGAGGTGCCGACGACACGGCTGGCTTTCTCTGACGCGAAGATGCAGCGGATCGTCGAACCGGGAACCATCGAACTCTGGGTCGGGCCGTCGTGCGACACGCGCGAAACCGAGGCTCGACTGGAGATCACCGGCGACAAGGCGCTCGTGACGACGGCATCCCCTCGCTACGTCCAGGTTGAGGTCGCAGCCCTGGCCCTCGCCGGCACTGTCAACTGA